CCCTTCTTCTCATGTGCttcttccctttttttctttGTTCATGTTCCTGGTCTGGGAATTTCGTACTCCATAGGTTGGTAATCCTCCATCGCTCTTCATTCATGCTAGGTATTCTGCAATGACACTACCCTTTGATAGATTTCCTGGTgacataataaatataatattccGTCAACAACATCCTGCCCATCGTGCTACCGTCTATTTACTACGGGCTTTTCAAACACGTACTTGATTGGGTCCATTTGGAGATCAGCCAGGTGGAGTAATACAAGGTGTATTGCCTCAGCCTACTGACCGTCCATACCAAAGCGCAACATGTTTTTTCCAGATCAGAGTACTTAGACTCATAATCTGTGAACTTCTTACTAAGGTAATAAATGGCCCTTTCTTTCCTCCCGGTCTCATCATGCTGGCCCAATACGCAACCCATGGAGTTTCTGAAATCGCCAGTACAAGATTAAAGGCCTTCCGGGTACTGGTGGCACTAGTACTGGGGGATTCAAAAGGTActcctttattttttcaaaggccaCTTGACACTCTTTGTTCCACTTTTCTGGGTTGTTCTTTCTCAGCAGCTTGAAGATGGGTTCGCAGGTGGTGGTTAATTGAGATATGAACCGAGCAATGTAGTTGAGCCTACCTAAGAAACTTCGCACTTCCTTTTCAGACTTTGGGCTAGGCATCTCTCGAATGGCTTTGACCTTGTCAGGATCTACCTCAATCCCTTTCTCACTTACTATAAACCCCAATAGCTTCCCGGACGTAGCACCGAAAGTACATTTTTTGGGATTTAACTTCAATTGGCACTTCCGGAGCCTCTCGaacaatttttccaagtttaACGCATGGTCTTTCTCATTTCGCGACTTAACGATCATGTCGTCGACCTAAACCTCAACCTCCTTGTGCATTAAGTCATGAAAAAGGGTTACCATAGCCCTCTGGTAAGTGGCTCCGGCATTTTttagtccaaatggcatgactttATAGCAGAAAGTCCCCCATAATGTGATGAAAGTCATTTTTTCCTTGTCCTCAGGTGCCATCCTAATCTGGTCGTATCCGGAGaatccatccatgaatgaaaataaagcatgcccTGCAGTATTGtccaccaacacatcaatgtgtgGGAGAGGGAAGTTGTCCTTAGGGCTTGCTTTATTTAGATCCCGGTAGTCGACACAAACTCGTACTTTACCATTCTTCTTGATTATTGGGACAACGTTGGCCATCCATTCAGGGTACTGGGCTACCTCCAAGAATCCTGCCTCAAGCTGTTTCTGTACCTCCTCCTTTATCTTGAGTAACATCTCCGGCCGCATTCTCCTCAGTTTCTGCTTTACTGGCTTTGAATCTGGGTGAAGTGGGATCTTGTGGGTTACTAAATCCGTATCTAAACCTGGCATGTCTTGGTACGACCTAGGCAAAACACGTCTCGGTATTCCCTTAGTAATTCAATCATATTGTCTTGTTCTTCACCCTTTAGTAGTGCTCCGATTTTCACCTGCTTGGGCTCTTCCTCAGTTCCAAGATTAATCATGACGGTGGGATCGCTACTGGtcaaggttggtttttcatcggactttaacattctttccatttcaggggacaagtttatttcttgatcttcaaCTTCGTTTCATGGAttagaattttcaaagttaatgtcaattacttggcgagggattctggtgttgttattttctttattcctgcatgaaattaacaaacaaatttCGACAGTTGACTTCCAAAATGCACATAAATGACAAGCAATTCATGATTCATTTTCATTAAAGAGCTTCCCTGATTTTTCAGTGGCCGGGGGAATACAAAAGAAAAGTAGAACTAAACAAATCCTGAAACAAAGATCATTACATGATGATATCTGGTAAATCAAAAGAACTCCAGTTCTGAAGCTGTACTCCTGGTTGGAGATGATGGATCCACTCTGTAGAAGTGTTCGACGGGACTTCAGCATCCAATACTGATATACTTAATTGCCGCAATTCTGCCTCCAGGTTGGATTGACTGCTTTTACGAAGGTTTGGCTGATGGACGGGACGTACAGTCCttccttggagcttgtttcaccAGTGATTCTTTCCACCCTCCGCATCTTCTTCTCTTCAGCTTTCTTCCTTCGGTCTGCCACCGTAGGTATGTAGCCAAGGCCATATCTGTCTTTGACTTCCTTAAGCATTAATGGCTTTCGGATCCCCTGTAGGTATTTTCCGAGCCCTTTTTCTGGATGGTACCCCTGTCTAATCATTTCGGACGCCATCATATGCACTGCGGCGGGGATCTGAGGGTGTGGGATTGGAGATCCTTCTACTATAGTTGTGACATTTATGATCTCAAAGGCTCGGAATGAGTCCTCCAATGCCTCCTCCGTGACTTCCACATAAGGAGTGGAAGTGAGCTTTGTTATCATAACATCGGTTTCACCATATACACAAACCAGTTTCCCATCTACTACAAATTTGACCCGTTGGTGCAGAGAAGACGGAACTGCCCCGGTGTTATGTATCCATGGCCTCCCCAACAAGCAGCTATAAGACGGGGTTATGGCCATGACTTGGAATGTAATGTCGAAGGTGACTGGTCCAATTTGCACAGGAATTTCAATAGATCCCACCGATTCCCTGCGGGTGCCATCGAAAGCCCGCACAGTCAAATTGTTTTGCCTTATGTAGGACGGGTCAACAGGCAGTTTTTGTAGGGTCGTCATGGGCATGACATTCAAAGATGACCCATTATCAATCAACACTCGTGCAATCATGTGATCTCGACATTTAGCGGAAACGTGCAACGCCTGATTGTGCCCTTGTCCTTCCACGGGGATCTCCTCATCAGCGAATGTAATGTAGTTGGTAGCCGTAAGACCACCAATCACATGGTTAAAATTATCGATGCTGATGTCTTGGGGAATATAGGCCTGATTAAGAGCCTTTAATAGGGCTTCCCGATGGGCTTCCGAGCTCAACAACAGTGATAAAACAGAGATATGGGCTGGCATCTTCTTCAGTTGATCAATAATGTTGTATTCACTGTGTTTAATAATCTTCAAGAATTCTTCGGCTTCCTGAGATTGAACTGGCTTCTTCAGGTTCCTATTCTGTTCTTGGCTAGGTTGCACCTTCTCCAAGACCTTCGGCGTATAAACCCTTCCACTTCTGGTTATCCCTCTTGCTTCAGCAGCACTGCTAGTTTCTCCTTCGGTGCGTACTTCACAATTGTATCTCCATGGCATTGCCTGGTCACTGTGGTATGCAAAAGGGCGAGGGGCTGAGATCACTACCCGAACTGGGGCCTCTGGGACTCGTGGGGTTCTTCCCATGATGGGGATAAATGGTCTATTGGTGAATTGGGGATGGTCAGATTCCCCTATGACTGAAACTTCATTTGTTTTCTGAACGCGGCTAACTTCCACTCGTTTGCTGTCAATCAAGCTACTTAGAAAAATCCGGAAAGTCTCACATTGTTGTACTGATCTTTTCATAGTATTCTGGCATGTGCATGGGGCGCCTTTAGGGCAAATAGCCTTTAACCCTGCTAGGCCTGCCGTTGTCAGTTCACTATACACCCAGTCTAGCGTCATTTGCTCCCATCTTCTCTCGAATTTTTCCCCATCTTGTTCGTCGATCATTCCGACATTGTCCTTCCCATGGTCAGGCAAAGGATTCTCTTGAATACCAACCGGCTTCGCATCGAATGACAACCAACCCGCATCCTTCAAATCTTGCACCTTGTGTTTGAAGGCCCAACATTGGTCAATAGGGTGCCCTGGAGAATTGGCATGGTACGCGCATCGGACCTCGGGATTATACCAGTGTGGGGGAGGATTTGTGAGAGGAATCCCGGGGATGGTAGATATCATCCTTTGTTCTAAAAGCTGGGGGAATAAGTCTGCGTATGACATGGGAATCGGTTCCAATCTCTGAAAACTCTTGGGTGTATTCCTCGTGTGTGTTTGCTGGCTCGGGCGAGTTGGTATGTTCGGCTGGGTTGGCACAAGCGCGGGGGCCACAAACTGGGGTCTGGGGCCCATATGCAGTGTTTGGTTTACTACTGGTTCCATGTAGAAATTTCCCCTAGG
This genomic stretch from Malania oleifera isolate guangnan ecotype guangnan chromosome 3, ASM2987363v1, whole genome shotgun sequence harbors:
- the LOC131151304 gene encoding uncharacterized protein LOC131151304, translated to MPSSAVASVGTSKTATEYRCDELEERLRAIEGTRTTSTARPSDYCLVPNVVIPPKFKIPDFEKFDGTTCPQTHLRMYCQSMAAYTDNEKLMMHCFQSSLTGTAARWYVQQNKAQIRTWGDLADAFEAQYRNILEMAPDRMFLSEMEKKPTETFREYAHRWRDAATQVDPPVNDREAISMFVGTLKDPYRSHLVGSTPHNFMDIVSAGARVEADVKAGRIKTGTTDNGPSKKWVKGKKEEETQMIQGPMRSLRQRSRSQQPRGNFYMEPVVNQTLHMGPRPQFVAPALVPTQPNIPTRPSQQTHTRNTPKSFQRLEPIPMSYADLFPQLLEQRMISTIPGIPLTNPPPHWYNPEVRCAYHANSPGHPIDQCWAFKHKVQDLKDAGWLSFDAKPVGIQENPLPDHGKDNVGMIDEQDGEKFERRWEQMTLDWVYSELTTAGLAGLKAICPKGAPCTCQNTMKRSVQQCETFRIFLSSLIDSKRVEVSRVQKTNEVSVIGESDHPQFTNRPFIPIMGRTPRVPEAPVRVVISAPRPFAYHSDQAMPWRYNCEVRTEGETSSAAEARGITRSGRVYTPKVLEKVQPSQEQNRNLKKPVQSQEAEEFLKIIKHSEYNIIDQLKKMPAHISVLSLLLSSEAHREALLKALNQAYIPQDISIDNFNHVIGGLTATNYITFADEEIPVEGQGHNQALHVSAKCRDHMIARVLIDNGSSLNVMPMTTLQKLPVDPSYIRQNNLTVRAFDGTRRESVGSIEIPVQIGPVTFDITFQVMAITPSYSCLLGRPWIHNTGAVPSSLHQRVKFVVDGKLVCVYGETDVMITKLTSTPYVEVTEEALEDSFRAFEIINVTTIVEGSPIPHPQIPAAVHMMASEMIRQGYHPEKGLGKYLQGIRKPLMLKEVKDRYGLGYIPTVADRRKKAEEKKMRRVERITGETSSKEGLYVPSISQTFVKAVNPTWRQNCGN